The stretch of DNA CTGGGCTTTTTAATTGTCAAAAAGAGGAGTGTTAAAGTGAAGTCGGTCGTTTTTATAATTTTGATTGCAAATCTTTTATCGGCTTGTGCATTAGCACCAAAGCTAAAACAACCTAATGATAGAAACCGTGTGCCTATTAATAAAACAATCCCTGCCGAAATTAAGCGAGGAGACAGATGAAAAAGCAATTTATTATAATAGGGGTGATTACCCTTTTGGGAATGATGAGTTTGGCGCATGCATCGGGTTCTCCTCAAACATATACATGCAATTTTCTAGAGTTGGGACTTGCAGAATATCAAAAGAATACATTTGGAGCAGACCTCACTGGAATCCTAGAAAAATGTGCACAATCTCCATCACCTACTCCACCGCCACAACCTGCCCCACCGCCACAACCTGCCCCACCACCACAACCTGCTCTACCAGAAGAATATTCGGAAATCCTTCAGCTTTTAAAAAAAGGAGAAATTATTGAGCTCTTAAAAAAACAACTTGACTCGAAAAGACAACAACTTTCACAAGTAGAAAAAGCTTATCAGGCTATAACAAAGAGTCAGAAAACAAACCCAAAGCAAATAGACTTTTCTAGTTTTTTTCTTAAAGAGCCAGAATTTCTCTATACAGACAGTAAGCTTTCAAGGCAATCGTATCGAGAGGTCTTGGAGGAAGAAAACAAAGTTTCTGGGAATTTTGATCAAATCAGCAAAGCTATTTTTGGGCGTTTACAATCTGTATCGGTTCAAGATAAAGCTGTGAGTTTGGAAAGTTTTGAAAACGTAAAAAGTCGTTTTCAATACCTCAGAGGACTACTCGATGAGCTTCAAACAAAAGAAAAACTGAAAGACATTGCAGACCTTCAAGCACATATCGATGGTACATTAGCTATGATCCAAAATGAATTTATAAAAATGGAAATGGTAGCGTATTTACATGACGCTGAGCAATCACTTATCAAAAGGAAAAGACGCGAACTTGATATGATGTTTTTTGACCATGAAAAAAACCAGATGCCGATCATACGGTGAACACAAAAGCCGATGTATAAGGTTTAGTATTAACTCCACAATTCAAAGAAACGCAGAGATTTTATCAAAGTCAAGATATCGTGGTGAAAATGCTTAGGGAATGTATAAATGCAAATGAAGCATTTAGCATGTGTCTATGTTCTCATG from Bartonella tribocorum CIP 105476 encodes:
- a CDS encoding type IV secretion system protein, with amino-acid sequence MKKQFIIIGVITLLGMMSLAHASGSPQTYTCNFLELGLAEYQKNTFGADLTGILEKCAQSPSPTPPPQPAPPPQPAPPPQPALPEEYSEILQLLKKGEIIELLKKQLDSKRQQLSQVEKAYQAITKSQKTNPKQIDFSSFFLKEPEFLYTDSKLSRQSYREVLEEENKVSGNFDQISKAIFGRLQSVSVQDKAVSLESFENVKSRFQYLRGLLDELQTKEKLKDIADLQAHIDGTLAMIQNEFIKMEMVAYLHDAEQSLIKRKRRELDMMFFDHEKNQMPIIR